A single region of the Chiroxiphia lanceolata isolate bChiLan1 chromosome 22, bChiLan1.pri, whole genome shotgun sequence genome encodes:
- the TNFRSF1B gene encoding tumor necrosis factor receptor superfamily member 1B, with the protein MWPRWALLVGLLRTAGGREYSLPYTPQFAQCKDPSTEFYFEELNKCCSQCPPGQYKTESCSHTVDTKCRPCRPNTYTAIWNWSPQCFACSPPCRKGLVENQTCTQSQDRICSCPPHKYCVSKIEEYCRMCRVHKKCGKGYRVSRRGTDSTDTECKPCPPGTFSPEESYDTSCTPHTVCKSVAVPGNSRNDTVCSDSGTATVLPHTILNLLLTQSSAPHRPEIITQPVLLNSVPDLSPTIGAVAGPLLLVVIIVILGYCLVSNKKAPVSSAPATEADLPFPLPEKQCGKKVRETGLQNSSNSEQEEQHLLGTSGSSSGNLNNPTARVSVESKKNDEKRKPEGFQQQHPPAEGSKLHSRDRHSSVSSEHSGNGGTQVNVTCIVKVCSPDCSSQCPEQMDYGNTPSYSPTGEETPLSKEENPSKSETEVHISVENEDNLLQALLPEEKKVPLGIQDAGMKTS; encoded by the exons GAATATTCATTGCCTTATACACCACAGTTTGCACAGTGCAAAGATCCCAGCACTGAATTCTATTTTGAAGAACTTAATAAATGTTGCAGCCAGTGCCCTCCAG gtcaGTACAAGACAGAGAGCTGCAGTCACACTGTGGACACCAAGTGCAGGCCCTGCAGACCCAACACCTACACAGCCATCTGGAACTGGTCCCCACAGTGCTTTGCCTGCTCACCACCCTGCAGGAAAG ggcTTGTGGAGAATCAAACATGCACTCAGTCCCAGGACAGGATCTGTAGCTGCCCACCCCACAAGTACTGCGTTTCCAAAATAGAGGAGTACTGCAGAATGTGCAGAGTGCATAAAAAATGTGGCAAAGGGTACCGAGTTTCCAGAAGag GGAcagacagcacagacacagagtGCAAACCTTGTCCTCCTGGCACTTTCTCCCCTGAGGAATCCTACGACACCAGCTGCACACCCCACACAGT ttGTAAATCAGTGGCTgttcctgggaacagcaggaatgACACCGTTTGCAGCGACTCAGGAACAGCCACAGTTCTACCTCACACCATCCTGAACCTGCTCCTGACCCAAAGCTCAGCTCCCCACAGACCCGAAATAATAACTCAACCCGTCCTGTTAAACTCTGTGCCTGACCTGTCTCCCACCATTG gagCAGTAGCAGGACCATTGTTACTGGTTGTGATAATTGTTATTTTGGGTTATTGCTTGGTCTCTAATAAAAAAG CCCCTGTGTCCTCTGCACCAGCTACAGAGGCAGATTTG ccttttcccctcccagaaAAACAGTGTGGCAAAAAAGTGAGAGAGACAGGATTGCAGAACTCCAGCAACTCTGAACAGGAGGAACAGCATCTCTTGGGAACTTCTGGGTCCAGCAGTGGCAACCTGAATAATCCAACTGCAAGAGTCAGTgtagaaagtaaaaagaatgatgaaaagagaaaaccagaaggATTTCAGCAGCAACATCCACCTGCAGAAGGTTCTAAACTCCACAGCAGAgacaggcacagctctgtgagTTCAG AACATTCTGGTAACGGAGGAACGCAGGTGAATGTGACTTGCATTGTCAAAGTCTGTAGCCCAGACTGCAGTTCCCAGTGCCCAGAGCAGATGGATTATGGAAACACTCCCTCTTATTCCCCAACAGGGGAAGAAACTCCcctttcaaaagaagaaaatccctCGAAAAGTGAAACTGAAGTTCACATCTCAGTGGAAAATGAGGACAATTTACTTCAAGCCTTacttccagaagaaaagaaggtcCCTCTGGGTATTCAAGATGCTGGGATGAAAACCAGTTAA